One window from the genome of Bacillus weihaiensis encodes:
- the murG gene encoding undecaprenyldiphospho-muramoylpentapeptide beta-N-acetylglucosaminyltransferase: protein MRVVVSGGGTGGHIYPALALINEMKKHNDKIEFLYIGTEKGLEQNIVTREGIPFKSIEISGFKRKLSFDNVKTIMRFINGVTISKKYLKEFKPDVVIGTGGYVCGPVVYAAAKLKIPTVIHEQNSLPGMTNKFLSKYVDKVAICFNEAKKYFPPHKVVLTGNPRASEVLGQDAKKGRTSLGLQEGKKSVLIFGGSRGAKAINDAVLDMIPSLAEKSYQVIYVTGEVHYDKVMDEVNKLKDSSHVIIKPFIHNMPEVLAGVDLIVGRAGATSLAEITALGLPSILIPSPYVTANHQEVNARSLSDHDAAIMVKENELTGSTLLTKIDHILLNEFKLTEMSKASKQLGIPDAAERLSNVLKEVSS, encoded by the coding sequence ATGAGAGTTGTTGTTAGTGGTGGAGGTACCGGTGGACATATTTACCCTGCCTTAGCTTTAATTAATGAAATGAAAAAGCACAACGATAAGATTGAATTTTTATATATTGGAACTGAAAAAGGATTAGAACAAAACATCGTAACTCGGGAAGGGATTCCATTTAAATCTATTGAAATATCAGGATTTAAAAGAAAATTATCATTTGATAATGTGAAAACGATTATGAGATTTATAAATGGAGTGACTATCAGTAAGAAGTATTTAAAAGAGTTTAAACCAGATGTAGTGATTGGAACAGGTGGGTATGTATGTGGTCCGGTCGTATATGCAGCTGCTAAGCTCAAAATACCAACTGTTATTCACGAGCAAAATAGTCTTCCTGGGATGACTAATAAATTTCTATCAAAATATGTCGATAAGGTAGCAATTTGTTTTAATGAAGCAAAAAAATATTTTCCACCGCATAAGGTAGTATTAACAGGTAATCCTCGTGCTTCAGAAGTACTTGGTCAAGATGCAAAAAAAGGTAGAACATCGTTAGGTTTACAAGAAGGCAAAAAGTCTGTCTTGATTTTTGGAGGTAGTCGTGGAGCAAAAGCAATTAATGATGCTGTATTGGATATGATTCCTTCTTTAGCAGAAAAATCCTATCAAGTCATCTATGTCACGGGTGAAGTGCATTATGATAAAGTAATGGATGAAGTGAATAAACTTAAGGACTCATCGCACGTCATCATTAAGCCTTTTATACACAATATGCCTGAGGTGTTAGCTGGTGTAGATTTAATAGTAGGTCGTGCAGGTGCAACCTCACTTGCTGAAATTACAGCATTAGGTTTACCAAGTATTTTAATCCCAAGTCCATATGTAACGGCAAATCATCAAGAAGTGAATGCGCGTAGCTTGAGTGATCATGATGCAGCGATTATGGTAAAGGAAAATGAGTTAACAGGGAGTACTCTTTTAACGAAAATTGATCATATCTTATTAAATGAATTTAAACTA
- the spoVE gene encoding stage V sporulation protein E has product MTAKRSTPDFILVILTLLLLTIGLIMVYSASAVWATYKFDDSFFFAKRQLLFAGVGVIAMFFLMNVDYWTWRTWAKMLVIVCFFLLIAVLIPGIGMERNGSRSWIGVGAFSIQPSEFMKLAMIAFLAKFLSENQKKITSFKKGLIPSLGIVFLAFAMIMLQPDLGTGTVMVGTCIVMIFVSGARIIHFAWLGLAGLAGFVVLVLSAPYRIKRITSFLDPWEDPLGSGFQIIQSLYAIGPGGLFGLGLGQSRQKFFYLPEPQTDFIFAILAEELGFIGGSFILLLFGLLLWRGIRIALGAPDLYGSFLAIGIITMVAIQVMINIGVVTGLMPVTGITLPFLSYGGSSLTLMLMAIGVLLNVSRYSKY; this is encoded by the coding sequence TTGACAGCTAAAAGGTCTACACCAGATTTTATATTAGTTATTTTGACCTTATTACTCTTAACTATTGGTCTCATTATGGTATATAGTGCAAGCGCAGTTTGGGCTACATACAAATTCGATGATTCATTCTTTTTCGCTAAAAGGCAGCTATTGTTTGCAGGTGTTGGTGTCATTGCGATGTTCTTCTTAATGAATGTGGACTATTGGACATGGAGAACATGGGCGAAGATGCTTGTAATTGTTTGCTTTTTCCTACTTATAGCCGTATTAATTCCTGGAATAGGGATGGAGCGTAACGGTTCAAGAAGTTGGATTGGAGTTGGAGCTTTTTCTATTCAGCCTTCAGAATTCATGAAACTTGCCATGATAGCCTTTTTGGCAAAATTTTTATCAGAAAATCAGAAGAAAATCACTTCCTTTAAAAAAGGTCTTATCCCTTCATTAGGGATCGTTTTTTTAGCATTTGCCATGATTATGCTTCAACCTGACTTAGGAACTGGGACAGTCATGGTCGGTACTTGCATTGTCATGATATTTGTCTCTGGAGCACGTATTATTCATTTTGCTTGGCTAGGACTTGCAGGACTCGCTGGATTTGTCGTTCTCGTTTTATCTGCGCCCTATCGAATTAAGAGAATAACATCCTTCTTAGACCCATGGGAAGATCCATTAGGAAGTGGATTTCAAATCATACAATCATTATATGCCATTGGGCCTGGTGGTCTGTTCGGTCTAGGACTTGGTCAAAGCAGGCAAAAGTTCTTTTACTTACCTGAACCACAAACAGACTTTATTTTTGCAATTTTAGCGGAAGAACTAGGCTTTATTGGTGGATCCTTTATCTTACTCTTATTTGGACTTCTTTTATGGAGAGGAATTAGAATTGCGCTTGGTGCTCCAGATTTATATGGTAGTTTCCTAGCTATTGGGATTATTACAATGGTGGCTATTCAAGTAATGATCAATATAGGTGTTGTCACCGGATTAATGCCGGTTACAGGCATTACACTACCATTCTTAAGTTATGGAGGTTCGTCCTTAACCTTGATGCTAATGGCCATCGGAGTGTTATTGAATGTAAGTAGATATTCGAAATATTAG